One Dictyostelium discoideum AX4 chromosome 3 chromosome, whole genome shotgun sequence genomic region harbors:
- a CDS encoding CHE group protein yields the protein MQDISDSNDEDINKNNTTTTTTTSSTNIQSNLTPLSSRRRRTPTVTTPPTKQKGGYPKEEQDEEFDEDVDIEEEEEEEDISSEPSEDDDDDEDYDDGGSKRKRKSKKQKQQEEEEEAAVAAASAATSNRNIIFDENGNEIYEDEGDDEGDEEEDEEEDEEMDEEGDEEEDEEDDEDEGEERLEDLDSSDSSDVEDTTLLDQSQQTQQTQHQQLQQQLLLQQTQQQLQQHHHQIQDGDKLFQSGDPGDDFLIPIRLDIQSSVYKIGDYLLWNLNERDISPEYYSKRLCIELDYPEWFEFMITNSIANQIIYGKSIIKEFRKILPKLKQIFKECIVTISLDLNVNGLYLKDRFEWDIIGPNLPESFAKSISMDLGLSREFENIIVYSIREQIQTHYSQITQQYNLNPNGFRYYSSMRNQPIHHDQILRNDYQLTYFTPTISYRQPPKVGGYDPPTAYFIQQNHLRQQTLQQQQQLKYQLRTSTIQQQQHQQHPQQFVR from the exons atgcaAGATATAAGTGATAgtaatgatgaagatataaataaaaataataccacaacaaccactactACCTCTTCAACTAATATACAATCAAATTTAACACCATTATCAAGTAGAAGGAGAAGAACTCCAACAGTAACAACACCACCCACCAAACAAAAAGGTGGATATCCTAAAGAAGAGCAAGATGAAGAATTTGATGAAGATGTAGATattgaagaggaagaagaggaGGAAGATATATCATCAGAACCATCCGAGgacgatgacgatgatgaagatTATGACGATGGTGGTAGTAAAAGGAAGAGAAAATCaaagaaacaaaaacaacaagaggaagaagaagaagcaGCAGTAGCAGCAGCATCAGCAGCAACGTCTAATCGAAATATCATATTTGATGAAAACGGTAACGAGATATACGAAGACGAGGGTGACGACGAGGGCGACGAAGAGGAGGACGAGGAGGAGGACGAAGAAATGGACGAGGAGGGCGACGAAGAGGAGGATGAGGAGGATGATGAAGACGAGGGGGAAGAGAGGTTGGAGGATTTAGACAGCAGCGACAGCAGCGACGTCGAGGACACCACACTATTAGACCAATCTCAACAAACTCAGCAAACTCAACACCAGCAATTACagcaacaattattattacaacaaactcaacaacaattacaacagcACCATCACCAAATACAAGATGGTGATAAACTATTCCAAAGTGGGGACCCAGGTGACGACTTTTTAATTCCAATCAGATTAGATATTCAAAGTAGTGTTTACAAAATCGGTGATTACCTATTATGGAATTTAAACGAACGTGACATCTCACCAGAATACTATTCAAAACGTTTATGCATCGAATTGGATTACCCTGAATGGTTTGAATTTATGATCACCAATTCAATAGCAAATCAAATCATCTATGGTAAAAGCATCATTAAAGAATTTCGTAAAATcttaccaaaattaaaacaaatatttaaagaatgtATAGTAACAATTAGTTTAGATTTAAATGTAAATGGTCTTTACTTAAAAGATAGATTCGAATGGGATATCATTGGTCCAAATTTACCTGAATCATTtgcaaaatcaatttcaatggATTTA gGTTTATCAagagaatttgaaaatattattgtttattcaATTAGAGAACAAATTCAAACTCATTATAGTCAAATTACACaacaatataatttaaatccaaatgGATTTAGATATTATTCATCAATGAGAAATCAACCAATTCATCATGATCAAATATTAAGAAATGACTATCAATTAACTTATTTCACACCAACCATTAGTTATAGACAACCTCCAAAGGTGGGGGGATATGATCCACCAACAGCTTATTTCATTCAACAAAATCATCTTAGACAACAAactcttcaacaacaacaacaattaaaatatcaattaagAACTTCAActatacaacaacaacaacatcaacaacatccaCAACAATTTGTTcgttaa
- a CDS encoding OTU domain containin protein: protein MGKKKTNKLVVNLSDDEENEIKNEENIKKDDEKSEENNDNNDNNSDNSDDDDDDDGDNTEKVETKGKMVQRHKMEIKKLQQQIDKLNHAIPKKDKKAKSDLLEKTKKMEDDLKKKHQQELEQCEKLNKTTQSIEELNLEQQQLQQKQPSKAYLKKAQKLKQEEERMKQLEEDRKNHVSKGVIEMNDFLAKLKPLNKTVKFIPPDGDCLYQAITNQLLINKDINEEESKSYAKKLRTIASDYIKNNRDEFLPFIISEDEYSTAEDPIQEYCQEQVLTIGKWGGHIELKALSQSLKKVITIFNAYSNDIIIGEEFTNPIYLTYHRHAFTLGEHYNSAIPISN, encoded by the exons atgggtaaaaagaaaacaaataaattagttGTAAATCTCtcagatgatgaagaaaatgaaattaaaaatgaagaaaatataaaaaaagatgatgaaaaatcagaagaaaataatgataataatgataataatagtgataatagtgatgatgacgatgatgatgatggtgataatacTGAAAAAGTTGAAACTAAAGGTAAAATGGTACAAAGACataaaatggaaataaagaaattacaacaacaaattgataaattaaatcatgCAATCccaaaaaaagataaaaaagccAAATCTGACCTTTTAGAGAAAACTAAAAAGATGGAAGatgatttaaagaaaaagcaTCAACAAGAATTGGAACAATGtgaaaaactaaataaaactacacaatcaattgaagaattaaatcttgaacaacaacaattacaacaaaaacaaccatCAAAAGCATACCTTAAAAAAgcacaaaaattaaaacaagaagaagaaagaaTGAAACAATTAGAAGAAGATAGAAAAAATCATGTTTCAAAAGGTGTAATTGAAATGAATGATTTCTTAGCAAAACTTAaaccattaaataaaactgtTAAATTT attccACCAGATGGTGATTGTTTATATCAAGCAATTACaaaccaattattaattaataaagatattaatgAAGAAGAGAGTAAAAGTTATGCAAAGAAATTAAGAACAATAGCATCAGATTATATAAAGAATAATAGAGATGAATTTTTACCATTCATTATATCAGAAGATGAATATTCCACTGCTGAAGATCCAATTCAAGAGTATTGTCAAGAACAAGTTTTAACCATTGGTAAATGGGGTGGTcatattgaattaaaagCATTATCACAATCTTTGAAAAAAGTTATCACTATCTTTAATGCCTATTCAAATGATATCATAATTGGTGAAGAATTTACAAATCCAATTTATTTAACTTATCATAGACATGCTTTCACTTTAGGTGAACATTATAATAGTGCTataccaatttcaaattaa
- the gtf2f1 gene encoding transcription initiation factor IIF subunit alpha, with amino-acid sequence MSESTNNPNEKTYKINLVKGTKKWNIAKFSNKIDLSSFSKPVRMYKFNPIANMINNESNNFGQPTTSTYTNNHYSYKNIQPTMTSAPNGTNSTGTTPNTTTTTTTTTTTTTTTTTAAGTPGAPNPAAATQPFVRKKRYEAKPVNPKTIPWKLEDSEGNNTYQGNVEGNQASSNYFLFMFQSDGSIKAVPCNDWYNFRPKKEFQSLTTEEAEDFMKKKNQEWDVFTSRLQKKTDPSGSGSGGSESSGKKSIEELEEAEHRNRNEDPNRYKTTNEEKKKKKAPARRREREDEGNGEDGDAPDFESKFDDDDDDTYMDGDGLTGEDENQIEEDEEEEDVDLTEGGLEMKKMIKKQQQQNDSEDDLADDDDKKDNNGGTGGGDDEDDDEDDEDPDQDDLSNLPKVFGKSNADGTTNSSVKKEDDGGKDSKSSKKSKKKDKDSSPKSKEKKSKKNKSDSSVDNRESKKIKKEPSSPQAVQPNSPSQQQQQQQQNIDPNDPPFTEEYIKIVLQKSKKVKSLDLINIFKGPLKNPDNKPIFLAMVHNVARVVEENGVKYLIPK; translated from the exons atgagtgaatcaacaaataatccaaatgaaaaaacatataaaatCAATCTAGTTAAAGGTACAAAGAAATGGAATAtagcaaaattttcaaataagaTTGATTTATCAAGCTTTTCAAAGCCTGTAAGAATGTATAAATTCAATCCAATAGCAAATatgataaataatgaaagtaATAATTTTGGTCAACCAACAACAAGTACCTATACAAATAATCATTACAGTTATAAGAATATTCAACCAACAATGACATCAGCCCCTAATGGTACAAATTCAACTGGTACTACACCAAATACTACAACCACTACCACAACcactactacaacaactacaacaactacaactgcAGCAGGAACACCAGGCGCACCAAATCCTGCCGCAGCAACTCAACCATTTGTAAGAAAGAAAAGATATGAAGCAAAACCAGTTAATCCAAAAACTATCCCTTGGAAATTAGAAGATAGTGAAGGTAATAATACATATCAAGGTAATGTTGAAGGTAATCAGGCCTCTTcaaattactttttatttatgtttCAAAGTGATGGTTCAATTAAAGCTGTACCATGTAATGATTGGTATAATTTTAGaccaaaaaaagaatttcaatCTTTAACAACTGAAGAAGCTGAAGATTTT atgaaaaaaaagaatcaagAATGGGATGTTTTTACATCTAGATTACAAAAGAAAACTGATCCATCAGGTAGTGgaagtggtggtagtgaatCAAGTGGTAAAAAGAGTATTGAAGAATTAGAAGAAGCAGAACATAGAAATAGAAATGAAGATCCAAATAGATATAAAACAACCAAtgaagagaaaaagaaaaagaaagcaCCTGCAAGAAGAAGAGAGAGAGAGGATGAAGGTAATGGTGAAGATGGTGATGCACCAGATTTTGAGAGTAAATtcgatgatgacgatgatgatacCTATATGGATGGTGATGGTTTAACAGGTGAAgatgaaaatcaaattgaagaggatgaagaagaggaagacgTTGATTTAACAGAAGGTGGTttagaaatgaaaaaaatgattaaaaaacaacaacaacaaaatgattCAGAGGATGATCTTGCTGATGATGacgataaaaaagataacaaTGGTGGtactggtggtggtgatgatgaggatgatgatgaagatgatgaagatccAGATCAAGATGATCTTTCAAATCTTCCAAAAGTATTTGGAAAATCCAATGCAGATGGTACAACCAATTCTTCGGTTAAAAAGGAGGATGACGGTGGTAAAGATTCAAAATCCTCTAAAAAGAGTAAGAAAAAGGATAAAGATAGCTCACCAAAATCAAAGGAAAAGAAAtctaaaaagaataaatccGATTCATCAGTCGATAATAGAGAAtctaaaaagattaaaaaagaaCCATCTTCACCTCAAGCAGTCCAGCCAAATTCtccatcacaacaacaacaacaacaacaacaaaatatcGATCCAAATGATCCTCCATTCACTGaagaatatattaaaatcgTCTTacaaaaaagtaaaaagGTTAAATCCTTAGATTTAATCAATATCTTTAAAGGTCCACTAAAAAATCCAGATAACAAACCAATTTTCCTTGCAATGGTTCATAATGTTGCTCGTGTTGTTGAAGAAAATGgtgtaaaatatttaattccaaaataa